Proteins from one Pseudoliparis swirei isolate HS2019 ecotype Mariana Trench chromosome 22, NWPU_hadal_v1, whole genome shotgun sequence genomic window:
- the onecutl gene encoding one cut domain, family member, like yields MDGSLGEMSLHGHPDLAHGQDGRAMLHSRDLSAAFPRPSLGGPSMSLEPEPRPPGFDHSMSALGYSGDSPSGSGSTYTTLTPLQPFDDKFHHHHHHHHPCLPVSNVIGSFTLMREDRALGTNFYNPYGKDLAMAQSLSPPSAGSGLASSMHGYGSLGNSPNGNGGQMLHAGYDVHGGSLFCRTSDFGREMSPPGLGGGDVSAGHQLNKMDAHQHHQHHPHPVYSQHYQPHHHPSQQASKMGEHLHSSSSSMSSPGDGMLTGSQGGGEEINTRDVAQRIITELKRYSIPQAIFAERVLCRSQGTLSDLLRNPKPWGKLKSGRETFKRMSRWLQEPEFQRMASLRLEACKRKEQEQSKLERNQGPKRTRLVFTDLQRRTLLAIFRENHRPTKELQITISQQLGLELSTVSNFFMNARRRNVNKWADEGRPSSTGSSGSSASSSAVSCSTA; encoded by the exons ATGGATGGGAGTCTAGGCGAGATGTCGCTCCACGGTCACCCCGATCTGGCCCACGGCCAGGACGGCAGGGCCATGCTGCACTCGCGGGACCTCTCGGCGGCCTTCCCCAGGCCCTCCCTCGGGGGCCCCTCCATGTCCCTGGAGCCCGAGCCCCGTCCGCCGGGCTTCGACCACTCCATGTCGGCGCTGGGCTACAGCGGCGACTCCCCGTCCGGCTCCGGCAGCACCTACACCACGCTGACCCCCTTGCAGCCCTTCGACGACAagttccaccaccaccaccaccaccaccacccctgcCTCCCCGTCAGCAACGTCATCGGCAGCTTCACCCTGATGCGCGAGGACCGGGCCCTCGGCACCAACTTCTACAACCCGTACGGCAAGGACCTGGCCATGGCCCAGAGCCTGTCGCCGCCGTCCGCGGGCTCGGGCCTGGCCTCCTCCATGCACGGCTACGGCAGCTTGGGCAACAGCCCCAACGGCAACGGCGGCCAGATGCTCCACGCCGGCTACGACGTCCACGGGGGGAGCCTCTTCTGCCGGACGTCGGATTTCGGCCGCGAGATGTCGCCGCCGGGCCTGGGCGGGGGCGACGTGTCGGCGGGGCACCAGCTGAACAAGATGGACGctcaccagcaccaccagcaccaccctcACCCCGTCTACAGCCAGCACTACCAGCCCCACCATCACCCGAGCCAGCAGGCCTCCAAGATGGGCGAGCACCTGCACTCCTCgtcgtcctccatgtcctcgcCCGGCGACGGCATGCTGACGGGCTCGCAGGGCGGCGGCGAGGAGATCAACACCAGAGACGTGGCCCAGAGGATCATCACCGAGCTGAAGAGGTACAGCATCCCCCAGGCCATCTTCGCCGAGAGGGTCCTATGTAGGTCACAGGGCACGCTGTCCGACCTCCTGAGGAACCCCAAGCCCTGGGGCAAGCTCAAGTCCGGCCGCGAGACCTTTAAGAGGATGTCCCGCTGGCTGCAGGAGCCCGAGTTTCAAAGGATGGCCTCGCTCCGGCTGGAGG CCTGCAAGCGGAAGGAGCAGGAGCAGAGCAAGCTGGAGCGCAACCAGGGCCCCAAGCGCACCCGGCTGGTGTTCACGGACCTGCAGCGGCGCACCCTGCTGGCCATCTTCAGGGAGAACCACCGCCCCACCAAAGAGCTGCAGATCACCATCTCCCAGCAGCTGGGCCTGGAGCTCTCCACCGTCAGCAACTTCTTCATGAACGCCCGCCGACGCAACGTCAACAAGTGGGCGGACGAGGGACGTCCCTCCTCCACGGGCTCCTCGGGctccagcgcctcctcctccgccgtgtCCTGCAGCACGGCGTGA